From Pontibacter actiniarum, a single genomic window includes:
- a CDS encoding polysaccharide biosynthesis/export family protein, which yields MRNTLIAWWVLLGMVIFASCVPQKKLILLQENPEVKNQGNADELLKTFDLDKPVYTLKAGDVLSLKVQTTTPTEYNFLNTPATVSSSDDPVLSGYTIDTSGEILLPVVGRVQLAGLTMPEARVKVTEALKPFLADPTVNLRLLTFRYTIVGEVTRQGQFTTYQDNINVMEAIATAGGLSDYANRGKIRLVRYEDGKAKLYNFSLLNDNTLAMNNFYLQPDDMIVVDPLPAKFIRENVLGTFSLGFGLVASIVLLITRIQ from the coding sequence ATGCGCAACACCCTTATCGCATGGTGGGTACTGCTTGGGATGGTCATCTTCGCCTCCTGCGTACCACAGAAAAAGCTTATACTGCTGCAGGAAAACCCGGAGGTGAAAAACCAAGGCAATGCAGATGAACTACTGAAGACCTTTGACCTGGATAAACCTGTTTATACTTTGAAGGCAGGGGATGTGCTCTCCCTGAAGGTGCAGACCACAACTCCTACCGAGTACAACTTTCTGAACACTCCCGCTACAGTTTCCAGTTCTGATGATCCAGTACTAAGCGGGTATACGATAGATACCTCAGGTGAGATTCTGCTGCCGGTGGTCGGACGGGTGCAGTTGGCAGGCTTAACGATGCCTGAGGCACGTGTTAAAGTCACCGAGGCTCTAAAGCCTTTCCTGGCAGACCCCACTGTAAACCTCCGCCTGCTTACGTTTCGCTACACGATTGTAGGGGAGGTTACCCGGCAAGGGCAGTTTACGACTTATCAGGACAACATCAACGTGATGGAGGCCATTGCAACGGCAGGAGGCTTGTCTGACTATGCGAATCGTGGAAAAATCAGATTGGTACGCTATGAAGATGGTAAAGCAAAGCTATACAATTTTAGCCTTTTGAATGATAACACGCTGGCAATGAATAATTTCTACCTCCAGCCGGACGATATGATCGTTGTTGACCCGTTACCAGCCAAGTTCATTCGTGAAAACGTATTGGGAACCTTCTCATTAGGCTTTGGTCTGGTGGCATCTATCGTACTTCTAATTACAAGAATACAATAA
- a CDS encoding GumC family protein, producing MWQEKVTDKTFLFGKSYLMDGFAFTINLLKPEPFEGNEVLFVINDLDDLAKSYASNLSVAPYGGDASALVLTLTGTTPKKDIDYLNAHMVTYAQNNLAIKNADAVNTLSFIDQQLQQISDSLYFIESRLEDFKKRNAAMDLSAEGAKVAGELQALEQRKAELLMNSRYYDYLSNYLQKEETNEQIQAPATLGIGDPVLNSLVSQLVTLQTELSVASNNQGQSNPGIKLKRQQLNEVRASLLENLSSLEDANQIALRNLNQRIQTAAAALQQLPSSERQLINIQRLYSLSENLYVFLMEKRAEAGIAKAANTSDVTILKEGSINKQIAPQPLQNYGIAFIIGFGLPLAFIFVKELLNNKIHTVEDIAKYTAMPLLGLVGHNKKESNLLANMSPKSALAEAFRTVRSNLRYMTSVGDGVQEGGKIIVITSSISGEGKTFSAKNLAYIIAISGERTLLVNADMRKPNNNTDLGVNSSTGLSNFLAGHISLEEVIHTTIQENLHVLPSGDIPPNPSELLLSGRMSAMVAELKERYDYIIMDTPPVGILSDGLELMQIADANVFMVRQDYTIKDFLRNIQLQYESGKIKNTAILFNDVDYKKLNYGYGYGYGYGYGYYAEDNETKSLWKRIRV from the coding sequence GTGTGGCAAGAAAAAGTTACTGATAAGACTTTCCTTTTTGGTAAGTCTTACCTCATGGATGGGTTCGCCTTTACCATTAACCTGTTGAAACCGGAGCCGTTCGAAGGAAACGAGGTGCTTTTTGTAATCAATGATTTAGATGATCTGGCTAAAAGCTATGCATCTAATCTGTCAGTAGCTCCTTATGGGGGTGATGCCTCTGCTTTGGTTTTGACGCTTACAGGTACAACGCCTAAAAAGGATATCGATTACCTGAACGCGCACATGGTCACGTATGCGCAGAACAACCTGGCAATCAAAAATGCAGATGCTGTTAATACCCTTAGCTTCATAGACCAGCAGCTACAGCAGATTAGCGACTCCCTGTACTTTATAGAATCTCGGCTGGAAGACTTCAAAAAGCGCAATGCGGCGATGGATTTGAGTGCTGAGGGGGCAAAAGTAGCAGGAGAACTGCAGGCATTGGAGCAGCGGAAAGCCGAGTTGCTGATGAACTCCAGGTACTATGACTACCTGTCTAATTACCTTCAGAAAGAAGAGACAAATGAACAGATACAGGCGCCCGCAACATTGGGCATAGGAGATCCTGTCCTTAACTCCTTAGTCTCTCAGTTGGTGACGCTGCAAACAGAACTCAGCGTTGCGTCTAATAACCAGGGTCAGTCAAACCCGGGTATAAAGCTGAAGCGGCAGCAGCTGAATGAAGTAAGAGCGTCTTTACTCGAGAACCTCAGCAGCTTAGAAGACGCCAACCAGATTGCGCTCAGGAACCTTAACCAGCGCATCCAAACTGCCGCTGCGGCCCTGCAACAACTACCTTCCTCTGAAAGGCAGTTAATCAATATCCAACGGCTTTACAGCCTAAGTGAGAACCTGTACGTTTTCCTGATGGAGAAGCGTGCAGAGGCTGGGATCGCAAAAGCTGCCAACACATCAGATGTGACTATCCTGAAAGAAGGGTCGATTAACAAGCAAATTGCTCCTCAGCCACTGCAAAACTACGGTATCGCCTTTATTATCGGGTTTGGTCTGCCTTTGGCCTTCATATTTGTGAAAGAGCTGCTGAATAATAAGATTCACACCGTAGAGGATATTGCCAAGTATACAGCGATGCCGCTGCTGGGGCTTGTCGGCCATAACAAGAAGGAGTCTAACCTGCTGGCCAACATGAGCCCTAAATCGGCGCTGGCAGAGGCGTTCCGTACGGTTCGCTCTAACCTGCGTTACATGACCAGTGTCGGTGACGGCGTACAGGAGGGGGGAAAAATCATTGTTATCACATCCTCCATCAGCGGGGAGGGTAAGACGTTCTCAGCCAAGAACCTGGCCTACATTATTGCTATTTCCGGTGAAAGAACGCTTCTGGTAAACGCAGATATGCGCAAGCCAAATAACAACACTGACCTTGGCGTGAACAGCAGCACCGGTTTAAGTAACTTCCTGGCCGGTCACATTTCTTTAGAAGAGGTGATTCATACCACCATTCAGGAGAACCTCCATGTGCTCCCTTCCGGCGACATTCCGCCGAACCCGTCCGAGTTGTTGCTAAGCGGTCGCATGTCGGCGATGGTGGCGGAGCTAAAGGAGCGTTATGACTACATCATCATGGATACACCGCCTGTCGGCATTCTTTCAGATGGCCTGGAACTGATGCAGATAGCTGATGCGAATGTGTTTATGGTGCGTCAGGACTACACCATCAAAGACTTCCTGCGAAACATACAGCTGCAGTACGAGTCCGGAAAGATAAAGAATACAGCCATCCTCTTTAATGATGTGGATTACAAGAAGCTTAACTACGGCTATGGTTACGGCTATGGCTACGGCTACGGATATTATGCTGAAGACAATGAAACAAAGTCTCTGTGGAAACGAATAAGGGTGTAA